In Oncorhynchus tshawytscha isolate Ot180627B linkage group LG23, Otsh_v2.0, whole genome shotgun sequence, the following proteins share a genomic window:
- the LOC112222814 gene encoding Golgi-associated kinase 1A-like — MALRMWSKFCCKRWAVWAFLLLFTLSVVVINTLPFPPSETRRLPSRGLSSAGAGGYKARVKPRERATLAPHHHHHHLPLPLNGHSGGWKQSDKVKESSKHHLVKDQPKLDRRAISMTGERTHSNYKKNRKTKGIASKRKEKKEMPPSSIRDKQHDTAPLTVNAVLIRHDGSHLTNCSGSELSTQPPPLPRQGNVHPAVTQTVARSQSLPSTADLGLSDSEHKCTPDEQRQDQGHTGQAGQAGKAGKAARKNLTKQQAVKKVPRQLRKHDRQPSSGRKETRPTAETAAEAEKGSEGGGHWCKMSAGEREFPDTDTRRIRTEDTDSVPWLSKDDIHKMEFLSGSEVVSKARVPAHGQVLHVGLGAPHHPPSLGAPLADHSGHCQQGLCALIKRPDDWFEVFAFHLDRVLGLNRSLPTVLRDFHSGILPYKYTRGAARPVVWWDPGIQHLADDDNDQNSFPLTWPQYQSLLRARCGSGSGVALNETPCVGVHHAEWGRLALFDFLLQVNDRLDRYCCGFQPDPAEPCVENLLHSKCRNSKDLVLVHILVRRVEPTRLVFIDNAGRPNHPHDNLNFRLVEGIDEFPERAVSVLQSGCLESMLLSSLYMDKQFWESRGGARGLKPLIHTVEQRGRILLQHIHDKRLRLNRDL; from the exons ATG GCCTTAAGAATGTGGTCCAAGTTCTGCTGCAAGAGGTGGGCAGTGTgggccttcctcctcctctttaccctgtctgtggtggtgatcaacaccctccccttccccccctcTGAGACACGCAGGCTGCCCTCACGAGGCCTGAGCTCTGCTGGAGCCGGGGGGTATAAAGCGAGGGTAAAACCCAGGGAAAGGGCCACATTggcccctcaccaccaccaccaccatcttccTCTACCCCTCAACGGTCACAGTGGAGGTTGGAAGCAGAGTGACAAAGTCAAAGAGTCCTCCAAGCATCACCTGGTGAAGGACCAGCCCAAACTGGATAGGAGAGCAATTAGCATGACAGGTGAGAGAACTCACAGCAACTACAAGAAGAATCGTAAAACTAAGGGCATCGCCTCCAaaaggaaagagaagaaagagatgcCGCCAAGTTCTATTAGAGACAAACAACATGATACCGCGCCATTGACAGTCAATGCTGTGCTAATAAGGCATGATGGAAGCCATCTAACCAACTGCAGTGGTTCAGAGCTCTCCACCCAACCACCACCTCTTCCCAGACAAGGGAACGTCCACCCAGCCGTGACTCAAACTGTAGCTCGTAGCCAGAGCCTCCCTTCTACTGCAGACCTCGGCCTGTCTGACTCTGAGCACAAATGTACTCCAGATgaacagagacaggaccaggggCACACcgggcaggcagggcaggcagggaAGGCAGGGAAGGCAGCGAGGAAGAACTTAACCAAGCAGCAGGCTGTGAAAAAGGTCCCCAGACAACTCAGGAAACATGACAGACAGCCTTCGTCTGGGCGTAAAGAGACCCGGCCCACAGCGGAAACAGCAGCAGAAGcagagaaagggagtgagggagggggccATTGGTGTAAGATGTCAGCTGGAGAGAGGGAGTTTCCAGACACTGACACACGGAGAATAAGGACTGAAGACACTGACTCTGTGCCATGGCTCAGCAAGGATGATATTCACAAGATGGAGTTCCTCTCGGGCAGTGAGGTTGTCAGTAAGGCCAGGGTCCCAGCCCACGGACAGGTCCTCCATGTAGGGCTGGGTGCCCCTCATCATCCCCCTTCTCTTGGGGCTCCATTGGCTGACCACAGTGGACACTGCCAACAGGGTCTGTGTGCCCTGATCAAACGTCCAGACGACTGGTTCGAAGTCTTCGCTTTCCATTTAGACCGTGTTCTCGGCTTGAACAGGAGTCTGCCCACAGTGCTCAGGGACTTCCACAGTGGCATCCTGCCTTATAAATACACCAGAGGGGCAGCCAGACCCGTGGTGTGGTGGGACCCAGGCATCCAGCACCTGGCTGATGATGACAATGACCAGAACTCGTTCCCTCTCACCTGGCCCCAGTACCAGAGCCTGCTGAGGGCCAGGTGTGGAAGTGGCAGCGGCGTGGCCCTCAACGAGACCCCCTGTGTGGGGGTTCACCATGCAGAGTGGGGGCGCCTGGCACTCTTTGACTTCCTCTTACAG GTGAATGATCGTCTGGACCGGTACTGCTGCGGTTTTCAGCCTGACCCAGCAGAACCATGTGTGGAGAACCTGCTACATTCCAAGTGCAGGAACTCAAAGGATCTAGTGCTGGTTCACATCCTG GTGAGGAGGGTAGAGCCTACCAGACTGGTGTTTATAGACAATGCAGGCAGGCCAAATCATCCCCATGACAACCTCAACTTCCGCTTAGTAGAGGGCATCGATGA GTTTCCAGAGAGAGCCGTATCAGTTCTCCAGTCTGGCTGTTTGGAGAGCATGCTCCTGAGCTCCCTGTATATGGACAAGCAATTCTGGGAGAGCCGAGGGGGGGCACGTGGCCTGAAACCTCTCATCCACACTGTTGAGCAGAGAGGGAGGATTCTGCTGCAGCACATCCACGACAAGAGACTGAGACTGAACAGGGATCTGTGA
- the LOC112222813 gene encoding ectonucleoside triphosphate diphosphohydrolase 3 — protein sequence MACKFGTCLAFFFLLASLAVIITISVIQGHKRVFESRLKYGIVIDSGSSRSTVHLYQWPAEKQNNTGVVSQTLRCMVAGPGISDMLVDNAQDQQSWASIRECMNNITKIVPADQHNSTVLYLGATAGMRLLHSQNETKSNEILKNLQNYLQSLPFNFQNASIMSGKEEGLYGWITVNYLLGNFLERNIWNMWVRPAGGKMVGSMDLGGASTQIAFTLPDPNAQGTDIVQVSLYGYEYNIYTHSFLCYGKNEAEKRVLAALVKNSENATHVTNPCFNLGYNMTVSAESIFGTECIETPADYDPKQMITLKGSSDNGACRDVVKSIFDLTCTKNCSFDAVYQPSVGPGDFLAYAGFFYTAQAVELKGISQLDQWNSSTWEFCSWDWPTLKLKKAWIAEKYRKSYCYSAHYVQTLLVNGYKFNKDTWKHIDFQKQVHNTNIGWSLGYMLHTSNMIPAEAELVRLPMANSVFGGLLFLFTALTIVSVMFLIIKAVRACY from the exons TATGGCATAGTAATTGACTCAGGCTCCTCCCGCTCTACTGTGCATCTGTATCAATGGCCAGCAGAGAAGCAAAATAACACTGGAGTGGTGAGCCAGACACTCAGATGCATGGTCGCTG GCCCTGGTATCTCGGATATGTTAGTTGACAATGCACAGGACCAACAGTCCTGGGCGTCGATCAGAGAATGTATGAACAACATCACAAAAATCGTCCCCGCAGACCAACACAATTCAACCGTCCTCTACCTTGGGGCAACTGCTGGGATGAGACTGCTACA TTCACAGAATGAAACCAAATCCAATGAGATCTTAAAGAACCTGCAGAACTACCTCCAATCCCTGCCGTTTAACTTCCAAAACGCCTCCATCATGTCAGGGAAAGAGGAAGGGCTGTACGGATGGATCACCGTCAACTACCTGCTGGGAAACTTCCTGGAG AGAAACATATGGAACATGTGGGTGCGGCCTGCCGGAGGGAAGATGGTGGGCTCCATGGATCTAGGAGGGGCGTCCACCCAGATAGCGTTCACCCTCCCAGATCCCAACGCCCAGGGAACAGACATCGTACAGGTCTCCCTCTATGGCTACGAATACAACATCTACACTCACAGCTTCCTGTGTTATGGGAAGaacgaggcagagaagagagtcCTCGCTGCTTTAGTGAAG AACTCTGAGAACGCTACACATGTGACCAACCCCTGCTTCAATCTTGGTTACAACATGACTGTGTCGGCTGAGTCCATCTTTGGGACTGAGTGCATAGAGACGCCTGCCGACTACGATCCCAAGCAGATGATCACCCTGAAGGGGTCATCAGACAACGGAGCCTGTAGGGACGTGGTGAAATCCATATTTGACCTGACCTGCACAAAGAACTGTTCCTTTGACGCAGTCTACCAACCATCCGTAGGACCGGGGGACTTtctg GCCTATGCTGGGTTCTTCTACACTGCTCAGGCTGTCGAGCTGAAAGGCATTTCACAACTGGACCAGTGGAACTCCTCTACCTGGGAATTCTGCTCTTGGGACTGGCCCACC cTCAAGCTAAAAAAGGCCTGGATAGCTGAAAAATACAGAAAGTCCTACTGCTATTCAGCACATTACGTCCAGACATTACTTGTAAATGGCTACAAGTTCAATAAAGACACTTGGAAACACATTGACTTCCAAAAACAG gTACATAACACAAATATAGGCTGGAGTCTGGGCTACATGCTACATACATCCAACATGATCCCTGCTGAGGCCGAGCTGGTGCGTCTGCCCATGGCCAACTCTGTGTTCGgtggcctcctcttcctcttcaccgcCCTCACCATTGTCAGTGTCATGTTCCTGATCATCAAGGCTGTGCGCGCCTGCTACTGA